The following proteins are encoded in a genomic region of Micromonospora olivasterospora:
- a CDS encoding group II intron maturase-specific domain-containing protein: MHSNEYPDSRVEKARRLRRGLPNFKLVRYADDWCLMIKGSRADAEALRDEIAGVLATMGLRLSEAKTLITHIDEGMDFLGWRIQRHRKRGTNRHYIYTYPAKKSLKAVMAKVKTLCRQVEVNQPLDDLIRRLNQAVRGWCAYFRPGVSSATFAYLSHYLWQTVWRWLRRKHRRSTWKELRRRYCDGGWWPHGQRELFDPEKLSTTRYLYRGANIPTPWPAT, from the coding sequence CTGCACTCCAACGAGTACCCCGACAGCAGGGTTGAGAAGGCCAGACGGCTTCGGCGCGGTCTGCCGAACTTCAAGCTGGTCCGGTATGCCGACGACTGGTGCCTGATGATCAAGGGCAGCCGGGCGGATGCCGAAGCGCTGCGGGACGAGATCGCCGGGGTCCTGGCCACGATGGGCCTGCGCCTGTCGGAGGCCAAGACTCTGATCACCCATATCGACGAGGGGATGGACTTCCTCGGGTGGCGCATCCAGCGTCACCGCAAGAGGGGCACCAATCGGCACTACATCTACACCTATCCGGCCAAGAAGTCGCTCAAGGCGGTGATGGCCAAGGTGAAGACCCTATGCCGGCAGGTCGAGGTGAACCAGCCGCTGGATGACCTGATCCGCAGGCTCAACCAGGCGGTACGGGGCTGGTGTGCCTACTTCCGGCCCGGTGTGTCGTCGGCGACCTTCGCCTACCTCAGCCACTACCTGTGGCAGACGGTCTGGCGATGGCTCCGGCGCAAACACCGCCGGAGCACCTGGAAGGAACTGCGCCGCCGCTACTGCGACGGCGGATGGTGGCCCCACGGCCAACGGGAACTGTTCGACCCGGAGAAACTGAGCACCACTCGGTACCTCTACCGCGGCGCGAACATCCCCACGCCCTGGCCAGCCACCTGA
- a CDS encoding IS5 family transposase: MPVVPSWLMTPLWDQFAALLPERPRVDPSHPLGCHRPRVADRLIFEKLLQVLRFGCAYESIADSGCSATTIRNRRDEWITLGVFEQLKAIVLDTYDRIVGLILDDISVDGCITKAPGGGEVAGRSPVDRGKQGMKRSSMVEARGIPLDRVLAGANRHDSPLLASTLDKLDVFGPLPEKVTVHLDAGYDSAVTRELLAGRNLHAEIAHKGDKAPIQAGRRWHVERTNAWHNAFNRLQRCYERRERVIDAFFDLADAIITLRSLIRQAWTLYRWDNRPTRRP; this comes from the coding sequence GTGCCCGTTGTTCCATCATGGCTGATGACCCCGCTGTGGGACCAGTTCGCCGCGCTGTTGCCCGAGCGGCCGCGGGTTGATCCGTCGCATCCGCTGGGGTGTCACCGGCCGCGGGTGGCGGATCGGCTGATATTCGAGAAGTTGTTGCAGGTGCTGCGGTTCGGGTGTGCGTACGAGTCGATCGCGGACAGTGGTTGTTCGGCGACGACGATCCGGAACCGGCGTGACGAGTGGATCACGCTGGGCGTGTTCGAACAATTGAAGGCCATCGTATTGGACACCTATGACCGGATTGTCGGACTGATTCTGGACGATATCTCGGTGGACGGGTGTATCACCAAGGCTCCCGGTGGCGGTGAGGTCGCCGGCCGGTCTCCGGTCGACCGGGGCAAGCAGGGGATGAAACGCTCCAGCATGGTCGAGGCCCGGGGGATCCCTCTCGACCGGGTTCTGGCCGGCGCGAACCGTCATGATTCACCACTACTGGCGTCTACTCTGGACAAGCTGGACGTGTTCGGTCCGCTGCCGGAGAAGGTGACAGTACACCTGGACGCCGGCTACGACTCGGCGGTCACCCGCGAGCTTCTGGCCGGCCGTAACCTGCACGCCGAAATAGCCCATAAGGGCGACAAAGCACCCATCCAGGCGGGCCGCAGGTGGCATGTCGAGCGGACGAACGCCTGGCACAACGCCTTCAACCGCCTGCAACGCTGCTACGAACGCCGAGAACGCGTCATCGACGCGTTCTTCGACCTCGCCGACGCGATCATCACTCTACGTAGCCTGATCCGGCAGGCATGGACCCTCTACCGCTGGGACAACCGTCCCACCCGGCGCCCATGA
- the istB gene encoding IS21-like element helper ATPase IstB gives MSELVTNRIHASATKLGLPHLAKTLRELTGRADTEAMGYLEFLDLVLEEELAVRDERRFRAGLRLSKLPHHKTLDDYDFSFQPDLDPRKVRDLATLAFVQAKANVALLGPPGVGKTHIAVSLAVAACRAGFTVYFTTLDDMVRHLTAADAIGRLARKLQTYLRPTVLVIDEVGYQPLERPEANLVFQVISKRYEKGSTLLTSNKGFGEWGQVFGDEVLATAILDRLLHHCDVVPINGPSYRLKNRLTAIENVA, from the coding sequence GTGAGTGAGCTGGTCACCAACCGCATCCACGCCAGCGCCACCAAACTCGGCCTGCCTCACCTGGCCAAGACGCTGCGGGAACTCACCGGCCGGGCCGACACCGAAGCCATGGGCTACCTGGAGTTCCTCGACCTCGTCCTGGAAGAGGAACTCGCCGTCCGCGACGAACGCCGCTTCCGCGCCGGGCTACGCCTGTCGAAGCTGCCGCACCACAAGACCCTCGACGACTACGACTTCAGCTTCCAACCCGACCTGGACCCCCGCAAGGTCCGTGACCTCGCGACCCTCGCATTCGTGCAGGCCAAGGCCAACGTCGCTCTCCTCGGCCCACCCGGCGTCGGCAAGACCCACATCGCCGTGTCCCTCGCGGTCGCCGCCTGCCGAGCCGGATTCACCGTCTACTTCACCACCCTCGACGACATGGTCCGCCACCTCACCGCCGCCGACGCGATCGGCCGCCTGGCCCGCAAGCTGCAAACCTACCTACGCCCCACCGTCCTGGTCATCGACGAAGTGGGCTACCAACCCCTCGAACGACCCGAGGCCAACCTCGTCTTCCAAGTGATCTCGAAACGCTACGAGAAGGGCTCCACCCTGCTGACCTCGAACAAAGGCTTCGGCGAATGGGGCCAAGTCTTCGGCGACGAGGTCCTGGCCACCGCCATCCTCGACCGGCTCCTGCACCACTGCGACGTCGTCCCCATCAACGGCCCCAGCTACCGACTCAAGAACCGCCTCACCGCCATCGAGAACGTCGCCTGA
- a CDS encoding tyrosine-type recombinase/integrase, whose product MGLAVVRDLRVVRAEPGPEDIAEFETDVLAGFVLARASAGLADATIRGDVGHLEQVRTWFGRPLWEMEPADADAYFGRVLRETAKGTRLARAQALKTYFLFLELRHKVEIHNLTGRVVECPIDELNRPRGGTEAMLRIPPTDAEVEVLFAGWREELATCRKFAPTARNYAAARLMAEVGLRVDEACRLDLHDVKWDLGRFGKLHVRHGKGARGSGPRERIVPLINNARRTLAWFVADVWGHFDDDHVRPGAPLFPSERKHADGTCRRVGDDALRAGLAEAAAKHLPGWADTLTPHVLRHYAASRLYQGGLDLISIQEVLGHSWIATTMRYVHVHRTHVEDAWAAGHERAAQRLKGLLA is encoded by the coding sequence TTGGGACTGGCGGTCGTGCGGGATCTGCGGGTGGTCCGGGCCGAGCCGGGGCCGGAGGACATCGCCGAATTCGAGACCGACGTGCTGGCCGGGTTCGTGCTGGCCCGCGCGTCGGCCGGGTTGGCGGACGCGACGATCCGCGGCGACGTCGGGCACCTGGAGCAGGTACGGACCTGGTTCGGCCGGCCGCTGTGGGAGATGGAGCCGGCCGACGCGGACGCCTACTTCGGTCGGGTGCTGCGCGAGACGGCCAAGGGCACCCGGCTGGCGCGGGCGCAGGCGCTCAAGACGTACTTCCTGTTCCTGGAACTGCGTCACAAGGTCGAGATCCACAACCTGACCGGTCGGGTGGTCGAGTGCCCGATCGACGAGCTCAACCGGCCGCGCGGTGGCACCGAGGCGATGCTGCGTATCCCACCGACCGACGCGGAAGTCGAGGTGCTGTTCGCGGGGTGGCGGGAAGAGCTGGCGACCTGCCGGAAGTTCGCGCCCACCGCCCGCAACTACGCCGCGGCCCGGCTGATGGCCGAGGTGGGCTTACGGGTCGACGAGGCGTGTCGGCTGGACCTGCACGACGTCAAGTGGGACCTGGGCCGGTTCGGCAAGTTGCACGTGCGTCACGGCAAGGGCGCGCGGGGTTCCGGGCCGCGGGAGCGGATCGTGCCGCTGATCAACAACGCGCGGCGGACCCTCGCCTGGTTCGTCGCCGACGTGTGGGGCCACTTCGACGACGACCACGTCCGGCCCGGCGCGCCACTGTTCCCCTCCGAGCGTAAGCACGCCGACGGCACCTGCCGTCGGGTCGGTGACGACGCGCTGCGCGCGGGGCTGGCCGAGGCCGCCGCCAAGCACTTGCCGGGCTGGGCGGACACGCTCACTCCGCACGTGCTGCGCCACTATGCGGCCTCGCGGCTCTATCAGGGCGGCCTTGATCTGATCTCGATCCAGGAGGTCCTCGGCCATTCCTGGATCGCCACAACTATGAGATATGTCCATGTTCACCGCACCCATGTCGAGGATGCCTGGGCCGCGGGGCACGAGCGTGCCGCGCAACGATTGAAGGGGCTGCTGGCGTGA
- a CDS encoding helix-turn-helix domain-containing protein, with translation MKWNLRLAAAQRGIWKASDLQRMLAEHGLVISAGKMSGLWSGQPASIKLDDLDVICVTIGCTVADLLVAEPERVTKPVAGQGKPVVAVGGATTAVVPQRRDGRSLPPA, from the coding sequence GTGAAGTGGAACCTGCGGCTGGCCGCCGCTCAGCGTGGGATCTGGAAGGCCAGCGACCTGCAGCGGATGCTGGCCGAGCACGGCCTGGTCATCTCCGCCGGGAAGATGTCGGGCCTGTGGTCCGGGCAGCCGGCCAGTATCAAACTCGATGACCTGGACGTCATCTGCGTCACGATCGGCTGCACCGTCGCCGACCTCCTCGTCGCCGAACCGGAGAGGGTCACCAAACCCGTTGCGGGACAAGGGAAACCCGTTGTTGCTGTCGGCGGCGCCACGACAGCGGTGGTGCCGCAACGACGCGACGGCCGGTCACTACCGCCCGCGTGA